Proteins encoded by one window of Pseudomonas tructae:
- a CDS encoding non-ribosomal peptide synthetase, translating to MQELIGAVGELSPKERKALAVLLKQKGIDLFSVAPVFKRNASEPLLLSYAQERQWFLWQLEPTSTAYHVPAALRLRGQLDIQALQHSFNTLIARHETLRTTFVSTADGARQVIHAQWPLLIEAQTLPAGNPAQTQERLDAWLAGHSQQLFDLQAGPLLRVGLLRLAADEHVLVLTQHHIVSDGWSMQVMVDELVQLYAAYAGGRQPVLPALAVQYADFALWQRQWMEAGERDRQLSYWKDRLGGEQPVLALPLDHPRPLEQSFRGARHTLVLEQRLGNALKQLAQRQGVTLFTLLLTSFQALLHRYSGQADIRVGVPVANRTRGEIQGLIGFFVNTQVLKAEVDGAARFSDLLDQVKQALVEAQAHQDLPFEQLLEVLHPERNLSRSPLFQVMYNHQSDAQASKTAQLPGLTVDSVVLPRTTAQFDLTLDTHESPEGLSAALSYALDLFEAPTIEAMGRHWCNLLEAIVADPDQRIGTLPMLEADELSRTLSEWNPATRDWPGSGSLHGLIAAQAARRPEAIALSFQGQQLSYGDLNRQANRLAHRLIEQGVGPEVRVGLACERGFAMLVGLLAILKAGGAYVPLDPQYPQDRLAYMIDDSGIALVLAEPGLLASLPLPQGLAVLTLGESLEAYAEHDPVVPHDPDNLAYVIYTSGSTGKPKGTLLAHRNVLRLFSATQAWFNFGAQDVWTLFHSYAFDFSVWEIFGALTLGGRLVIVPHEVSRSPEAFFELLCREQVTVLNQTPSAFRQLLPVACAPEHGQRTHALRYVVFGGEALEVNQLRPWFERFGERAPQLINMYGITETTVHVTYRPLSLADLGQGASSPIGEPISDLSWYLLDGELNPVAKGCTGELYIGRAGLARGYLNRADLSATRFIPDPFAADGGRLYRTGDLARYRRDGVIEYVGRIDQQVKIRGFRIELGEIQARLQAATQVREALVLAQPGPNGQQLVAYVVAQSTPVDPGQLRETLKQALKQDLPDYMVPAHLLFIEQLPLTSNGKLDRKALPLPDASQLQQAYVAPQSELEQRIAAIWQEVLKLERVGLTDNFFELGGDSIISIQVVSRARQAGIRFTPKELFQHQTVQGLASVAQLGEGGPLIDQRTASGTAELLPIQQVFFASDTPEPQHWNQSVLLKPASRLQVAVLQRALQALIEQHDALRLSFSQGTQGWSAAFKPAPAVEDVLWQVEADSLEAVEALGESAQRSLDLSEGPLLRALLINLADGEQRLLLVIHHLVVDGVSWRVLFEDLQSAYRQAQSGQTPTLPARTTSVQAWAEQLREYARSPALQAELGYWQGQLAGADGGLPLDHPNGGRQNKLARSVHSQLDRDTTRRLLQQAPAAYRTQVNDLLLTALARVLTRWTGSDSLLVQLEGHGREELFDGVDLTRTVGWFTSMFPVRLHPAEGLGDSLKQIKEQLRAIPNKGLGYGALRYLGDDQAQTALSELAQAHVTFNYLGQFDGSFDQSTALFRPTGEARGAEKSAEAVLGETLSINGQVYDGQLSLGWTFSGEQFDSATIQRLADAYALELAALVEHCCQPQVHGVTPSDFPLACLDQAQLDSLPVPVAQLEDLYPLSPMQQGMLFHTLYEQSAGDYINQMRIAVDGLDPQRFQQAWTQAMQAHAVLRSGFLWQGLQQPLQWVDKATQVPFIEHDWRGRPDLEAALEALAQAQRQQGFDLSNPPLLRLVLVRTGDNSYHLIYTNHHVLMDGWSNSQLLGEVLQRYSGQALAAPQGLYRDYISWLQQQDAEACERFWKAQAQNLAQPTLLARVCTAGGVLEPGYGDYRSVLDAERTQRLGAFAKRAKVTVNTVLQAAWLLLLQRYSGQATVCFGATVSGRPAELKGVEQQIGLFINTLPVIATPRPQQTLDSWLQAVQAQNLALREQEHTPLFDIQRWAGQGGEALFDNILVFENYPVAEALQQASPQDLRFGDISNREQANYPLTLAVSLGECLALHFSYDGSCFDAGVVAQLDRHLVNLLMQMVEAKAAMPLSELQLLQAGEQLQTLAEWNPATRDWPVTGSLHGLIAAQAARRPEAIALSFQGQQLSYGDLNRQANRLAHRLIEQGVGPEVRVGLACERGFAMLVGLLAILKAGGAYVPLDPQYPQDRLAYMIDDSGIALVLAEPGLLASLPLPQGLAVLTLGEPLEAYAEHDPVVPHDPDNLAYVIYTSGSTGKPKGTLLAHRNVLRLFSATQAWFNFGAQDVWTLFHSYAFDFSVWEIFGALTLGGRLLIVPHEVSRSPEAFFELLCREQVTVLNQTPSAFRQLLPVACAPEHGQRTHALRYVVFGGEALEVNQLRPWFERFGERAPQLINMYGITETTVHVTYRPLSLADLGQGASSPIGEPISDLSWYLLDGELNPVAKGCTGELYIGRAGLARGYLNRADLSATRFIPDPFAADGGRLYRTGDLARYRRDGVIEYVGRIDQQVKIRGFRIELGEIQARLQAATQVREALVLAQPGPNGQQLVAYVVAQSTPVDPGQLRETLKQALKQDLPDYMVPAHLLFIEQLPLTSNGKLDRKALPLPDASQLQQAYVAPQSELEQRIAAIWQEVLKLERVGLADNFFELGGHSLLVVNVVSRIQLEEGLKLSPQLLFQYPTLGTFVEQLAESGEQLNTSKLNKLESLLDEMEEV from the coding sequence GTGCAAGAGTTGATCGGGGCGGTGGGAGAGCTGTCGCCAAAGGAACGCAAAGCCTTGGCGGTTCTGCTGAAACAAAAAGGTATCGATCTCTTCAGTGTCGCGCCGGTATTCAAGCGAAACGCCAGTGAGCCGCTGCTGCTGTCTTATGCCCAGGAGCGGCAGTGGTTTCTCTGGCAACTGGAACCGACCAGCACCGCCTACCATGTCCCTGCTGCGCTGCGTTTACGCGGCCAGCTGGACATCCAGGCGTTGCAGCACAGCTTCAACACCCTGATCGCTCGTCACGAAACCTTGCGCACCACCTTCGTGTCGACTGCGGACGGCGCCCGCCAGGTGATTCATGCCCAGTGGCCGCTGCTGATCGAGGCGCAAACGCTGCCAGCGGGAAACCCGGCGCAAACCCAGGAGCGGCTCGATGCCTGGTTGGCCGGGCACAGCCAGCAGCTGTTCGACCTGCAGGCCGGCCCGTTGTTGCGGGTCGGTCTGTTGCGTCTGGCCGCTGATGAGCATGTGCTGGTACTGACCCAGCACCATATTGTTTCCGATGGCTGGTCGATGCAGGTCATGGTCGACGAGCTGGTACAGCTGTACGCCGCCTATGCGGGTGGCAGGCAACCTGTGCTGCCCGCGCTGGCGGTGCAGTACGCCGATTTTGCCCTGTGGCAACGGCAGTGGATGGAGGCCGGCGAGCGTGACCGCCAGCTCAGCTACTGGAAGGATCGGCTGGGCGGTGAACAGCCGGTGCTGGCGTTGCCGCTGGATCATCCGCGGCCACTGGAGCAGAGCTTTCGCGGGGCGCGCCATACCCTGGTGCTCGAGCAACGGCTGGGCAATGCCCTCAAGCAACTGGCCCAGCGCCAGGGCGTCACCTTGTTCACCCTGTTGCTGACCAGCTTCCAGGCCTTGCTCCACCGCTACAGTGGCCAGGCGGACATTCGCGTCGGTGTGCCGGTGGCTAACCGCACCCGCGGCGAAATCCAGGGCTTGATCGGCTTTTTCGTCAACACCCAGGTGCTCAAAGCCGAGGTCGACGGCGCGGCGCGCTTCAGCGACCTGCTGGATCAGGTCAAGCAGGCCTTGGTCGAGGCCCAGGCGCACCAGGACCTGCCGTTCGAGCAGTTGCTCGAAGTACTGCACCCCGAACGCAACCTGAGCCGCAGCCCGCTGTTCCAGGTGATGTACAACCACCAGAGCGACGCCCAGGCCAGCAAGACCGCGCAACTGCCGGGGCTGACCGTGGACAGCGTGGTGCTGCCGCGCACCACCGCGCAGTTCGACCTGACCCTGGACACCCATGAGTCGCCCGAGGGCCTCAGTGCAGCGTTGTCCTATGCCCTGGACCTGTTCGAGGCACCGACCATCGAAGCCATGGGCCGACACTGGTGCAACCTGCTGGAGGCCATTGTTGCTGATCCCGACCAGCGGATTGGCACGTTGCCGATGCTCGAAGCCGATGAGCTGAGCAGAACGCTAAGCGAATGGAACCCGGCCACCCGCGACTGGCCCGGCAGCGGCAGCCTGCATGGCTTGATCGCCGCCCAGGCGGCGCGCCGCCCCGAGGCCATCGCCCTGAGTTTCCAGGGCCAGCAGCTGAGCTATGGCGACCTCAACCGCCAGGCCAACCGCCTGGCCCACCGATTGATCGAGCAGGGCGTAGGCCCCGAGGTGCGGGTTGGCCTGGCCTGCGAGCGCGGTTTCGCCATGCTGGTGGGGCTGCTGGCGATCCTCAAGGCCGGCGGCGCCTATGTGCCGCTCGACCCGCAGTACCCGCAGGACCGCCTGGCTTACATGATCGACGACAGCGGCATTGCTCTGGTGCTGGCCGAGCCTGGCTTGCTGGCCAGCCTGCCACTGCCCCAGGGGTTGGCGGTGCTGACGCTGGGCGAGTCGCTGGAGGCTTACGCCGAGCATGACCCTGTTGTGCCGCACGATCCGGATAACCTGGCGTATGTGATCTACACCTCCGGTTCCACCGGCAAGCCCAAGGGCACCTTGCTTGCCCACCGCAACGTGCTGCGCCTGTTCAGTGCCACCCAGGCCTGGTTCAACTTCGGTGCGCAGGATGTCTGGACCCTGTTCCACTCCTACGCGTTCGACTTCTCGGTCTGGGAAATCTTCGGCGCCCTGACCCTGGGCGGGCGCCTGGTGATCGTTCCACACGAGGTCAGCCGCTCGCCAGAGGCATTCTTCGAGCTGCTGTGCCGCGAGCAGGTCACAGTGCTCAACCAGACGCCGTCGGCGTTCCGCCAGTTGCTGCCGGTGGCTTGTGCACCGGAGCACGGGCAGCGCACCCATGCCTTGCGTTATGTGGTGTTTGGCGGCGAGGCGCTGGAGGTCAACCAGCTGCGGCCATGGTTCGAGCGTTTCGGCGAGCGTGCCCCGCAACTGATCAACATGTATGGCATCACCGAGACCACCGTGCACGTGACCTACCGGCCGCTGTCGCTGGCCGATCTGGGGCAAGGCGCCAGCAGCCCGATCGGTGAGCCGATCAGCGACCTGTCCTGGTACCTGCTCGATGGCGAACTCAACCCGGTGGCCAAGGGCTGCACCGGCGAGCTGTACATCGGTCGAGCGGGCCTTGCCCGGGGTTACCTGAACCGCGCGGACCTGTCGGCAACGCGCTTTATCCCGGATCCCTTCGCCGCTGATGGTGGCCGCCTGTACCGCACCGGCGATCTGGCGCGTTACCGCCGTGACGGGGTGATCGAGTATGTCGGGCGTATCGACCAGCAAGTGAAGATCCGCGGCTTCCGTATCGAGCTGGGTGAAATCCAAGCGCGCCTGCAGGCTGCCACCCAGGTGCGCGAAGCCCTGGTGCTGGCTCAGCCCGGGCCGAACGGCCAGCAGTTGGTGGCCTATGTGGTGGCGCAGAGCACGCCAGTTGATCCTGGCCAGTTGCGTGAAACCCTCAAGCAGGCGCTGAAGCAGGACCTGCCGGACTACATGGTGCCAGCGCACCTGCTGTTCATCGAACAACTGCCGCTGACCAGCAACGGCAAGCTCGACCGCAAGGCCTTGCCGCTGCCTGATGCCAGCCAGTTGCAACAAGCCTACGTGGCGCCGCAGAGCGAGCTGGAACAACGCATCGCTGCGATCTGGCAGGAGGTGCTCAAGCTTGAGCGGGTTGGCCTTACCGACAACTTCTTCGAGCTCGGTGGCGACTCGATCATCTCCATCCAGGTGGTCAGCCGCGCCCGCCAGGCGGGGATTCGTTTCACCCCCAAGGAGCTGTTCCAGCACCAGACCGTGCAAGGCCTGGCCAGCGTCGCGCAGTTGGGCGAGGGCGGGCCGCTGATCGACCAGCGCACGGCCAGTGGCACGGCCGAACTGCTGCCGATCCAGCAGGTGTTCTTCGCCAGCGACACCCCCGAGCCGCAGCACTGGAACCAGTCGGTGCTGCTCAAGCCTGCCAGCCGTTTGCAGGTAGCGGTCCTGCAGCGCGCGCTGCAAGCGCTGATCGAGCAGCACGATGCCTTGCGCCTGAGCTTCAGCCAGGGTACTCAGGGCTGGAGCGCCGCATTCAAACCAGCACCCGCGGTAGAGGATGTGCTGTGGCAGGTCGAGGCTGACAGCCTTGAGGCCGTGGAGGCCCTGGGTGAGAGCGCCCAGCGCAGCCTCGACCTCAGCGAGGGGCCACTGCTGCGCGCACTGCTGATCAACCTGGCCGATGGCGAGCAACGCCTGCTGCTGGTGATCCACCACCTGGTGGTGGACGGTGTGTCGTGGCGGGTGCTGTTTGAAGATTTGCAAAGCGCCTACCGCCAGGCACAGTCGGGGCAGACGCCGACGCTGCCGGCACGCACCACCTCGGTCCAGGCCTGGGCCGAACAGCTGCGCGAGTATGCCCGCAGCCCGGCCTTGCAGGCCGAACTGGGATACTGGCAAGGCCAACTGGCCGGCGCCGACGGCGGCTTGCCGCTGGACCACCCCAACGGCGGGCGGCAGAACAAGCTGGCGCGCAGCGTGCACAGCCAGCTCGACCGCGACACCACCCGGCGCCTGTTGCAGCAAGCCCCGGCGGCCTACCGCACCCAGGTCAACGACCTGCTGCTGACTGCCCTGGCGCGGGTGCTGACACGCTGGACCGGCAGCGATTCGCTGCTGGTGCAACTGGAAGGCCATGGCCGTGAGGAACTGTTCGACGGCGTCGACCTGACCCGCACCGTGGGCTGGTTCACCAGCATGTTCCCGGTGCGCCTGCACCCGGCCGAGGGGCTGGGCGACTCGCTCAAGCAGATCAAGGAACAGCTGCGGGCGATCCCCAACAAGGGCCTGGGCTACGGCGCGCTGCGCTACCTGGGCGATGATCAGGCGCAGACGGCCCTGAGCGAACTGGCCCAGGCGCACGTAACCTTCAACTACCTGGGCCAGTTCGATGGCAGCTTTGACCAGTCGACGGCGTTATTCCGCCCGACCGGCGAAGCACGGGGAGCAGAAAAAAGTGCCGAGGCCGTGCTCGGCGAAACCTTGAGCATCAACGGTCAGGTCTACGACGGTCAGTTGAGCCTGGGCTGGACCTTCAGTGGCGAGCAGTTCGACAGCGCGACCATCCAGCGCCTGGCCGATGCCTACGCGCTGGAGCTGGCGGCGCTGGTCGAGCATTGCTGCCAGCCGCAGGTGCACGGCGTGACGCCGTCGGACTTCCCCTTGGCGTGCCTGGACCAGGCCCAGCTCGACAGCCTGCCGGTCCCGGTGGCGCAACTCGAAGACCTCTATCCGCTGTCGCCAATGCAGCAGGGCATGCTGTTCCACACCCTGTACGAGCAGAGTGCTGGCGACTACATCAACCAGATGCGCATCGCTGTCGACGGCCTCGACCCTCAGCGCTTCCAGCAGGCCTGGACCCAGGCCATGCAGGCTCACGCGGTGCTGCGCAGCGGCTTTCTCTGGCAAGGGTTGCAACAACCGCTGCAGTGGGTGGACAAGGCTACGCAGGTGCCGTTCATCGAGCATGACTGGCGCGGCCGGCCGGACCTGGAGGCGGCCCTTGAAGCCTTGGCCCAGGCCCAGCGTCAGCAAGGTTTCGACCTGAGCAACCCGCCATTGCTGCGTCTGGTGCTGGTGCGTACTGGCGACAACAGTTACCACCTGATCTACACCAACCACCATGTGCTGATGGATGGCTGGAGCAACTCGCAACTGCTCGGCGAGGTGCTGCAGCGCTACAGCGGCCAGGCTCTGGCGGCGCCGCAGGGCCTGTACCGCGACTACATCAGCTGGTTGCAGCAACAGGATGCCGAAGCCTGCGAGCGCTTCTGGAAAGCCCAGGCCCAGAACCTTGCGCAGCCGACCTTGCTGGCACGTGTATGCACTGCCGGCGGTGTGCTGGAGCCCGGTTATGGCGATTATCGCAGTGTCCTGGATGCTGAGCGAACACAGCGTCTGGGCGCATTTGCCAAGCGCGCCAAGGTCACTGTCAACACAGTGTTGCAGGCGGCCTGGCTGCTGCTCTTGCAGCGCTACAGCGGGCAGGCGACGGTATGCTTTGGCGCCACGGTTTCCGGGCGCCCGGCCGAACTCAAGGGCGTCGAGCAACAGATCGGCCTGTTCATCAACACCTTGCCGGTGATCGCCACGCCGCGCCCGCAGCAGACGCTCGACAGCTGGCTGCAGGCCGTGCAGGCGCAGAACCTGGCCTTGCGCGAGCAGGAACATACACCGTTGTTCGATATCCAGCGCTGGGCCGGGCAGGGTGGCGAGGCGCTGTTCGACAACATCCTGGTGTTCGAGAACTACCCGGTGGCCGAAGCCCTGCAACAGGCTTCGCCCCAGGACCTGCGTTTCGGTGATATCAGCAACCGCGAGCAGGCCAACTATCCCTTGACCCTGGCGGTGAGCCTGGGCGAGTGCCTGGCTTTGCACTTCAGTTACGACGGCAGCTGTTTCGATGCCGGGGTGGTGGCCCAGCTGGACCGGCACCTGGTCAACCTGCTTATGCAGATGGTCGAGGCCAAGGCGGCGATGCCGCTATCCGAACTGCAACTGCTGCAGGCCGGGGAGCAACTGCAGACCCTGGCCGAATGGAACCCGGCCACCCGCGACTGGCCCGTTACCGGCAGCCTGCACGGCTTGATCGCCGCCCAGGCGGCGCGCCGCCCCGAGGCCATTGCCCTGAGTTTCCAGGGCCAGCAGCTGAGCTACGGCGACCTCAACCGCCAGGCCAACCGCCTGGCCCACCGTTTGATCGAACAGGGCGTAGGCCCCGAGGTGCGGGTTGGCCTGGCCTGCGAGCGCGGTTTCGCCATGCTGGTGGGGCTGCTGGCGATCCTCAAGGCCGGCGGCGCCTATGTGCCGCTCGACCCACAGTACCCGCAGGACCGCCTGGCCTACATGATCGACGACAGCGGCATTGCTCTGGTACTGGCCGAGCCTGGCTTGCTGGCCAGCCTGCCACTGCCCCAGGGATTGGCGGTGCTGACGCTGGGCGAGCCGCTGGAGGCTTACGCCGAGCATGACCCTGTTGTGCCGCATGATCCGGATAACCTGGCGTATGTGATCTACACCTCCGGTTCCACCGGCAAGCCCAAGGGCACCTTGCTTGCCCACCGCAACGTGCTGCGCCTGTTCAGTGCCACCCAGGCCTGGTTCAACTTCGGTGCGCAGGATGTCTGGACCCTGTTCCATTCCTACGCGTTCGACTTCTCGGTCTGGGAAATCTTCGGCGCCCTGACCCTGGGCGGGCGCCTGCTGATCGTTCCACACGAGGTCAGCCGCTCGCCAGAGGCATTCTTCGAGCTGCTGTGCCGCGAGCAGGTCACAGTGCTCAACCAGACGCCGTCGGCGTTCCGCCAGTTGCTGCCGGTGGCTTGTGCACCGGAGCACGGGCAGCGCACCCATGCCTTGCGTTATGTGGTGTTTGGCGGCGAGGCGCTGGAGGTCAACCAGCTGCGGCCATGGTTCGAGCGTTTCGGCGAGCGTGCCCCGCAACTGATCAACATGTATGGCATCACCGAGACCACCGTGCACGTGACCTACCGGCCGCTGTCGCTGGCCGATCTGGGGCAAGGCGCCAGCAGCCCGATCGGTGAGCCGATCAGCGACCTGTCCTGGTACCTGCTCGATGGCGAACTCAACCCGGTGGCCAAGGGCTGCACCGGCGAGCTGTACATCGGTCGAGCGGGCCTTGCCCGGGGTTACCTGAACCGCGCGGACCTGTCGGCAACGCGCTTTATCCCCGATCCCTTCGCCGCTGACGGTGGCCGCCTGTACCGCACCGGCGATCTGGCGCGTTACCGCCGTGACGGGGTGATCGAGTATGTCGGGCGTATCGACCAGCAAGTGAAGATCCGCGGCTTCCGTATCGAGCTGGGTGAAATCCAAGCGCGCCTGCAAGCTGCCACCCAGGTGCGTGAAGCCCTGGTACTGGCCCAGCCCGGGCCGAACGGCCAGCAACTGGTGGCCTATGTGGTGGCGCAGAGCACGCCAGTTGATCCTGGCCAGTTGCGCGAAACCCTCAAGCAGGCGCTGAAGCAGGACCTGCCGGACTACATGGTGCCGGCGCACCTGCTGTTCATCGAGCAACTGCCGCTGACCAGCAACGGCAAGCTCGACCGCAAGGCCTTGCCGCTACCCGATGCCAGCCAGTTGCAACAGGCCTACGTGGCGCCGCAAAGCGAGCTGGAACAACGCATCGCCGCGATCTGGCAAGAGGTGCTCAAGCTCGAACGGGTTGGTCTGGCCGACAACTTCTTCGAACTGGGCGGGCACTCGCTGCTGGTGGTCAATGTGGTCTCGCGCATCCAGCTGGAGGAGGGTCTGAAGCTGTCCCCGCAACTGCTGTTCCAATACCCGACCCTGGGCACTTTTGTCGAGCAACTGGCCGAATCCGGTGAGCAATTGAATACGTCGAAACTGAACAAGCTGGAAAGCCTGCTTGATGAAATGGAGGAAGTTTGA